CATGCCCCCTTCCATCCAAAGATTCTGCCCCTCAAATGAAGGATCTCCTGAAAGGCGTGCCAGAAATCAGGACTGCGGCAGTAGATGAGGGGGTTGAAGGCAGAGTTGGAATAACCTAGCCAGTTAAGGAATCGAAATAGTTCCTTATAGTCATCGAGATCTACAAACGCTACGACAATATTGACAATGAAAAATGGTAGCCAACACAATGTGAAAGTTCCCATGATGATTCCCAGAGTTTTCACAGCCTTGTGCTCTTTAAGACAGAACTTGAGACGCTTTGCAGCAGATTGCCTGCCTTCTTTTTCTATCCTCACtctattttcttctctcttctcCTCTTGCCTGTTGTCCATATCCTCAGTTTTCTGCATGTTCAGTCTGTCCTCTCCATCCGCTCCTGTCCTGAGTTTATTCATTGCAGGGCTGTCTTCTGGGTAAGTCAACAGTGCAGACTTATGTAGGTGGTAGAAGTGCCGTTGCCTTCCTCGGATCTTTTCCAGCTGCTTCTGAGCCTCTTGGAATACACGGGTGTAAAGGAAAATCATCACCACCAGCGGAAGATAGAAAGACACAATTGAGGAACAGACTGCATATGTTGCGCTGGTGTTGAATTCACAGCAGGTCTCACTGTATAAGCATTCAACAGCTGATTTTTTGTCTGACACCCAGACTTTGAGATAGATGGGCAGGAAGGAGATGAGCGAGGCCACTGCCCAAACCACAAACACCACAGTGAAAGCCCGAGCCCTGGAAAGCATCAACAGACAAGAAAGTTTAAACATGGGAAAGATGATAAAAGCACGCAGATCAGTAACTGTTGTTATAAATCAGGAAACAAAACATCTACCTGTAAATGTTGCCTTTTAGGAAACCACTTTGTAAAGTGGTTTCCTAAATGGCCTTTCTGAAAGAGGCCATTTTATGAGACTTGGaatgaaaacactttgaagCCCGAGTTGCTTGGAGACTAACCAGATTAGTTTGTGTTAGGGTTTCTCAGATATGCATCTGcagtttgaaatgtcaaaatagGGTAAAGTTGGGGGCATTGGTCTGTTGATGGTATCAATGTAAAACAAGGTTATAAAACATTACTGTTTCAAAAGCTCTGAAATTTTCCATCATAAAATTTTCATTGTTTGAGTTATTTAATTGCGTTCCAGACGGAGTGCAGTGATTagcattttctctgtgttgtcTGGTGCATAAATAACTCTTTTCCACAAGTACATACTCAATGTGGCTTGACTCAACCTGACTTTTAGTCAAAGCTCAACTCATTCAGTCTGTCTGAGCTAAAGAGTTGGCTTGCAGTAGATACTACAAGCATTTTGCCAAAGCAAGAACTGAAAAAGTCCAGTGATCTCAATCCTTTGGAACTTTGCAAATCCagattcttttcatttttaaaccagTATCCACCTCTAAACGACTAAAGTGATctacaaaacagcaaaaactcaAGTTTGCTCATAGCTTTTGCATGCTTGGTAAAACATGGCATTCATTTGTAAACAGGTGGTATTGTAAGCCAGCTGTTCAGTTTCccattttactttaaacaacaCACCAACTGGTTGATTTTTACATGTCTTaacattaagaaagaaaaacaaacccatGTTCTTTCAGGAGCATTAAAGAACTGCACGTTTTGGCGGAAGTACATAATGACGCAGAGTTAAAAGGGTTAATAATTACCTTGGCAGAGCTTAACCTATTAGCTAGAGAATGGATAGCTAAGGTCAACTGCATACATTTGCAAAATGTGCTTCAGGTCTTAAGGGGCTGGTAGGTTAACATTTTCCACCAACCTGCTCTTCTGGCCACACCCAAGAAACTTTGTCAATAGATTGAAAACAACTTGCAGTATTTATCTGACTGGAATTTTAAACACGgttttcttcttaaaattaaaatgattcatatATTTATCGTTTAAAAGCTGCCTTACCTGGTGAGCAGTGTCGGATAGCGGAGAGGCCTCGTAATAGCAAGGTAGCGGTCCAGAGAAATCACACACAGTGTTTCTATGCTGGCTGTCACACACAACACATCAGTTGCCGTCCAGAAGTCACACATGAAGTTTCCGAACATCCAGCTTTTCAGCAGGATGTTACTGGAGCTAAAAGGGACCACAATCACACCCATGATGAGGTCAGCAACCGCCAGTGAGGCAATGAAGAGGTTGGTGATAGTTTGGAGCCTCTGGAAGCGCAGGATGGCTGTAATCACCAACACATTACCTGCACAGAAAACAATGACTATTGAACTAAAAGCATAAAATCAATCAGGTTTGATTCTCCAATAATCCAGCCAATGAAAGTGCAGctccttacaaaagtattcacactactggaatttttttaaaatgttgtcactCTGCAACCACAATTAATTTTACTGGGATGTGAACAGAGTACGAATTGGTACATGAGtataaagtgaaagaaaattggCAAAGATTCTTAACTTTTCTCAAAACTAAAACGCCGAATGGTGTACCATGTCTTTATTTTCAGccccataaataaaatcaactgcAGTCAGTCACTTTCTGAggttatttaattattaaaaagagTCCACCTGCGTGTAATGTAACCTGTACTGTAAACACCAgtgaacagcatcatgaagaatGATGCAGTCAccggataaaacagaaaaaaatgttttaggaaTCAGATTTTCAATTTACAGCTGGACAGTTATCCTAAAGAGACAGCTGGAGATGTAAAAGAATGGTTTAGATATACGTCTCCTGaagtgttagaatggcctagtcaaagcccaaaTCTAAACCCATTCAAAAATCTTTGACAAgattggaaaatattttgttcacataCGCTCTCTATCCACACTGACTGAGGTTAAGCaaagacaaatattaaaaatgccaGTCTCAGGATATTTTTTGATAATGGAGACATAATCCCAAAAACTGGCAGCAACTGGTGGTTTAACCACTCAGCGtacatgaaaacaaatacacaccACAATATTTATACTTAAAGTTGCTCAAGATTTGCTTCTATTTTCCTCTGCTTCCAATTCTTTgctgttggtttatcacataaaatccaaaggAACGCAAGgagatttgtgtttgtaaagcaaaatgtaacagagaaaatgtttgcaaGACACTGTGACTGGCATTTTTTATACTTACCAAAAACTATTGCTAGGACAAGAATAGCCATGGCAACACCAAGCAGCACAAGTTCCACATCATTATATTCTGGTGATGAATTGGTGATATTGCTGAGTTGTGTCTGGTTCGTGGATAGTGGCACAAAAGTCACACCTCCCATGATCTACTGTcaagacaaacaataaaaaatagttGGTGATAATGATTAAGCAATCTGAGAAGCAATAAGAACATAAGAGGAGGTTAAATCTTTTACGATGCATGTGATAAGGTTCAATAACATACATGTAACATCTACAGTTTTTTACAGGCTCAAGTTAAGTGAGGATAAACATGAAACAAGtaaaaatgcagcttattgATCTGACTGTCTCTGAATCTTTACTCCCTCTCATCTGTGTGGCCAAATATGTAGTCTGTAGcagacaagaaaaatgtctccatgtgaattttaaataaaaactttcaccATTGACTCATTCACACCAGCTGCACTCTATAACTGATTTAAATTCTCTGCAAACTTTGTGAAAAGATGAATTTTTGAAGAGTCTTTTATTTAACAGATGCAGATTCAAGTGAATAAGAGCTAAG
This region of Xiphophorus hellerii strain 12219 chromosome 11, Xiphophorus_hellerii-4.1, whole genome shotgun sequence genomic DNA includes:
- the adrb2b gene encoding adrenoceptor beta 2, surface b, whose product is MGGVTFVPLSTNQTQLSNITNSSPEYNDVELVLLGVAMAILVLAIVFGNVLVITAILRFQRLQTITNLFIASLAVADLIMGVIVVPFSSSNILLKSWMFGNFMCDFWTATDVLCVTASIETLCVISLDRYLAITRPLRYPTLLTRARAFTVVFVVWAVASLISFLPIYLKVWVSDKKSAVECLYSETCCEFNTSATYAVCSSIVSFYLPLVVMIFLYTRVFQEAQKQLEKIRGRQRHFYHLHKSALLTYPEDSPAMNKLRTGADGEDRLNMQKTEDMDNRQEEKREENRVRIEKEGRQSAAKRLKFCLKEHKAVKTLGIIMGTFTLCWLPFFIVNIVVAFVDLDDYKELFRFLNWLGYSNSAFNPLIYCRSPDFWHAFQEILHLRGRIFGWKGACGWCSERHNYPNTPQRQNGNSDLSRVRGLDTQETSVWKGSLESSIQDSSLTLALPASCSEQVLDVAPGSSTSWEENSSRSRTCKENVASIA